From Colias croceus chromosome Z, ilColCroc2.1:
CAATTCAGATCGAGTCGTCCATCatccttattatgtttgaattttttggctgaaaataaaaaagttttcctggTATTTGACCactttttgcattaaatgtgttggtcaacgaagtccaacattcatcctttaatttattcgtagaagCATTAGTCTTCTTACTGGTTATAATTGAGCAACCTCGTCTTTactcatagccttcttcgatttctGGTTGTTTaaagtcgagccaatttaataggcaacatttgacatctatcaattttatcttcgaagagaggtaacctgcttaaaaacatcgattaaagtgtattaatcgatacggatttgaaacatttgtcaatcgaatttattaatttactagcttccgcccgcgactccgtccgcgcggaaaaattaagaaaaattaagatttttttttctacgtatttttccgggataaaaagtatcctattttatgcccaggataataaggtataattataccaagtttcatcgaaatcgaaccgttagttttcacgtgatgcctgaacatacagacagacagacagacagacagacagacaaaaaattttttaatcacatatttgggcttggtatccaTCCAGTagcaccccctgctatttattttttcaatattttcaatgtacagaattgacccttctacagatttattatacactagcttccgcccgcgactccgttcgcgcggatgtcggtcttcgcgtggatggtttatttctccattttgagtacctctgacaataacatcttataaatatctattggacccaattcccaaatacggctaggcctataataatacgcaacgtgtgttcgcggttctgcggaacaacgtctatggataaaactgaaaaattaagtttaattttttctacgtatttttccagggtaaaaagtatcctattttacgccaaggataataaggtataattataccaagtttcatcgaaatcgaaccgctagttttcacgtgatgccttcacatacagacagacagacagacagacagacagacagacagacagacagacagacagacaaaaatttttttaatcacatatttgggcttggtatcgatctagtaacaccccctggtatttattttttcaatattttcaatgtacagaattgacccttctacagatttattataatatgtatagatgatgatttttattcacaagtaatcaatgcattcgattctagatgtcagatttcgatttttagagtaacgtctctagtatttaaaaagaaaaaaggtttattgacacacaattgtagcgacgtcagtctgtacttcaattcagaaattgtttattatgtttaggatggtttatcagtaaaatgaaatcttaaaattacttatatcggtcattattattataaatatgtacttaatcgtaattgaaaaaagttaagcaaatgtgcagttctaacaaaacgaaatatcatgttattatatgtcgtcgttactaggttatgTTCtaacgttgttgaattttgttgaactgtcaaatgttgcctattaaaatggctctactataatagtattagttctttattaataagaaactttGTACTTGAAGTTCGgctgtatatttaacttattttgtcctgaattttgtgttattttaatttcaatttggcttATAACGAAACGAACATCTGTGAGTGAAGAGGGCTCGGTATTTTTAAGACCAACGGATGTCCGTCGACAGCACGTCAGGAAATGAAATTGTGGAACGGTATTTACGACTCGTAGTTAGTTCTAGAAAAACGGATAGTAGCTTTGATACTATGACGATCCGttgaatataggaaccgggcattaGTAATTCTGTTACcccaattaattatttttgataactaaaactttaatttacaGTCACTCGTTTAAATACTACCCTTTAAAAATCGCGTATCATgtataaaattcttaaaaaaatgtaatttattattacctacttcaGGTGTTCGATTTCTATGGAGAAGAAATGTCGTTGAGAATGCACCTGTGCTTCCTACTGCCGCCGTTGACACTGCTAGGCCTGGTGAAGGACCTCAAGCTGATGACGCCGCTGTCCACCGTCTCCAACGCCGTCACCATGCTCGGCTTTATACTCGTCTTCTTTTATCTCATAGAAGACGATGTCGCGTTAGACGATGAAAAGTTAAATATGAAGAATTTTGCAGACATACCTGTATTTATAGGAATTGCCTTATTCGCACTAGAAGCCGTCGGCGTCGTTAGTACTTTTCTtcatgtatataatattatatatctcaGATGAGCTGCGTCGATCGTGGCCGGGTAAGCGTGTAACCCACCTTCTGACGAGACGTCCGCCGGCAGGTGCTCGCGCTGGAGTACAACATGGAGGAGCCGAAACGCTTCGTGGGGCTGTGCGGGCTGTTCAACGTGGGCATGGTCGTCATAGTGACGCTGTACCTCACCATGGGAGTTTTCGGCTACCTCAAGTATGGCGACGACATTGCGCCTTCTATCACTCTCAACCTTCCGCAAGAACAAAAGTACGcgcaaatacaataattatcgtGAAtcaatttatagaaaatactaaTGTTTATAACGAAcctatctttttttttcatttcaggAAAGCACAAGCTGCTAAAATAACATTTGCTCTAGCAATTTTTCTCTCATTTCCTTTACAAAATTTTGTCGCTTATAGCATTCTAtggagaaaaataaaaaaaaaattgactcTATCGTCTAAAAGCACGTGGTTCTTCGATTACGCCTTAAGacttttattagtatttatacCATGTAAGTAAGTAAAGAGTAGTCATATGAAAAAATCATATGtctatgtataattgtatgttaccgacaataattataattattatcattcagGTTCATtctatacaatatacctagtcatattataatatagaatacCCGGGGCATTGTGGCAATGTATGAAATACTATGTATTATTGTACCATAACATACTTTACCGTccttacctacctataaataatTCCTAAGGATTGTATAGAGTACCTCCCGTTCCACCGCCAATGTGTGCAATAAACTGATCTtgatctatattatattttatgagtgGGAAGTAATTCCCACACACAGGTTGGTGTTTTTTATTACTGTCCCCGTACGATTGTAAACACcctttatgtataatatgacTCGCGAGATAATTATTAGCGAGTAGTGAGTAGCACTAGCAGTACAGGGGTATGGCAGTGGGTATACGGgtaattgaaattaaagtaTTTGTAAAGTGATAGAGATTGCAGTATTATAAGTTCTGCACTTCCCGGTTCGTGTCCTACATCATTATGGTATTTAAAAGTCACCTAGTCTGGATTGTCACCTAGTCAGgaaagcataatattataatgataactAGCTGGTGCAGCGAGTAGCGTGCATCACATGACGATTGCGCGCAGGGCTGCTGGCGCTGCTGGTGCCGCACCTGGGACCGTTCATCGCGCTGTTCGGCGCCTTCTGTCTGTCGCTGCTGGCCGTCGTGTTCCCGGGCATCATGGACGCTTGCATCTGGTACCCGGGCGAGTACGGCCTGTGCCACTACCGCCTCGTGCGAGACGTCCTCATTGTCTTCGTCGGAATGGTTTGCCTCGTCTCCGGCTGCTACTCGTCGATCATCGAAATCGTCGAAGCGAccgaataattattattgaccaCTGTACttcatacattaattaaaaatagatgcTATTGAATAGTTTTTCTTAGTTATATTAAGAGCCTTCATACtttgcataataattatcaatctacacataatattatgttgtataataaaaacagaaatgGACTGGTCCATTGATATTAACCCTAGCTCACTAAACATATTTCGGTGTTACTTTGACACTAAACATTCGACTCACAGAcgaacaaattaaaatgaatgtattttatttatttgttatatttaagtgAAATAATGAACAACATAGCCAAGTTAGATATCTAAATCTTGTTATATGAAATAAGAAGGTCTCTTTTCCAATCTTTGCAGTCATTACATGTAGGAATTGTGTGCTCGCCGCAAATTGCCTTTCTACATGAGTGGCATGAGTTTTAAGTCATTCTGCGTTTTTTATATGGATAAAATCGGCA
This genomic window contains:
- the LOC123705433 gene encoding proton-coupled amino acid transporter-like protein CG1139, which translates into the protein MFVYEFMAGIVDTITGGDDEEAYDPHQHRKVEKPTSYADTMIHLLKGSIGAGVLAMPSAVSRVGVFTAIVGMSVIASFAAYCMQLLIAAQYRLCKKWRRGYIAYPKSMWLALQDGPPCLRWASGLLYYFVDVVLILWQLGICCIYCVFVAENVKQVFDFYGEEMSLRMHLCFLLPPLTLLGLVKDLKLMTPLSTVSNAVTMLGFILVFFYLIEDDVALDDEKLNMKNFADIPVFIGIALFALEAVGVVLALEYNMEEPKRFVGLCGLFNVGMVVIVTLYLTMGVFGYLKYGDDIAPSITLNLPQEQKKAQAAKITFALAIFLSFPLQNFVAYSILWRKIKKKLTLSSKSTWFFDYALRLLLVFIPWLLALLVPHLGPFIALFGAFCLSLLAVVFPGIMDACIWYPGEYGLCHYRLVRDVLIVFVGMVCLVSGCYSSIIEIVEATE